A genome region from Paracoccus stylophorae includes the following:
- a CDS encoding MFS transporter, translating to MPDADTGPPGPWRRDPAGSAAGISEIQFAAPSALIRIREDQAKLRGFIRQITSRPLPEDTALSVGGEGGSRTSVRQAFQDGRARMTLLFWLCAFVMLMGFYFLAFWTPTLLGLAGLPASQAILGTAALNLGGVLCGLGVGKVADRFGGRVVLSGMFVMGAASLGMASASTGSVVLLMVAIFLAGAAWIAGQALIVVVLAQSYPAQIRATVIGSTLAVGRLGAIVSPMVASVPMALGWSPEAILLIPIVPALIAAAAVLFARPVDPATSSR from the coding sequence GTGCCCGACGCTGATACCGGCCCCCCCGGCCCGTGGCGGCGCGACCCGGCCGGCAGCGCCGCCGGTATTTCCGAAATACAGTTCGCCGCGCCCTCGGCCCTGATCCGCATCCGCGAGGATCAGGCGAAGCTGCGCGGCTTCATCCGGCAGATCACATCCCGCCCGCTGCCGGAAGACACGGCGCTAAGCGTCGGCGGCGAAGGCGGGTCCAGAACCTCGGTCCGGCAGGCGTTTCAGGACGGACGGGCGCGGATGACCCTGCTGTTCTGGCTGTGCGCCTTTGTCATGCTGATGGGGTTCTATTTTCTCGCCTTCTGGACGCCGACGCTGCTGGGTCTGGCCGGGCTGCCCGCGTCGCAGGCCATCCTGGGCACGGCGGCGCTGAACCTGGGCGGCGTGCTGTGCGGTCTGGGCGTGGGCAAGGTGGCCGACCGTTTCGGCGGGCGCGTGGTGCTGTCGGGAATGTTCGTCATGGGCGCCGCCTCGCTGGGCATGGCGTCGGCCTCGACCGGGTCGGTCGTGCTGCTGATGGTGGCGATCTTCCTTGCCGGGGCGGCCTGGATCGCCGGTCAGGCGCTGATCGTGGTGGTGCTGGCGCAAAGCTATCCGGCGCAGATCCGCGCCACCGTCATCGGCAGCACGCTGGCGGTCGGCAGGCTGGGCGCGATCGTGTCGCCCATGGTGGCGTCGGTGCCGATGGCGCTTGGCTGGTCGCCCGAGGCCATCCTGCTGATCCCGATCGTTCCGGCGCTGATCGCGGCGGCGGCGGTCCTGTTCGCCCGCCCCGTCGATCCCGCCACATCATCGCGCTGA
- the mdlC gene encoding benzoylformate decarboxylase, giving the protein MSTKTEAPKTRGTVQEMTNQVLRDCGMTTMFGNPGSTELNFLTDFPEDFRYVLGLQEAAAIAMADGYAQATRNAAFVNLHSAAGVGNALGNLFTAYKNHTPLVVTAGQQARDILLYQPYLGADRATEFPRPYVKWSIEPARPQDVPLAIAQAYEIAMQHPRGPVFVSVPSEDWAETADMPTPARTRHDTVPGPDALADMAAALKAAKNPALVVGSGIDRDGAFDAAVDLAERMGATVFEAPVSSRANFPEDHPRFAGFLPAMPEGLSKLLEPHDVVAVIGAPVFTFHIFGRAPIFDSDTAFWQITDDPDEAAHSQVATSLLGSIGASIKALAGLLGERKANPATPLRAKPDKAKGRDPMGIDFAIQTIDATRPDGALIVEEAPSHRPAIQRDLPITQGGGFFTMASGGLGWGLPAAVGVSLANRDRRTICIVGDGSSMYSIQAIWTAVQHDLPVTFAVLNNQGYGALRGFAALMQSRSIPGMDVPGIDYVQLAASMRCPGTRVTAHGDLAQALRDAHGAAGPQLVEIAIDPATGKIY; this is encoded by the coding sequence ATGTCCACGAAGACCGAAGCACCCAAGACCCGTGGCACCGTCCAAGAAATGACCAATCAGGTCCTGCGCGATTGCGGAATGACGACGATGTTCGGCAATCCCGGCTCGACCGAGCTGAACTTTCTGACCGACTTCCCCGAGGATTTCCGCTATGTCCTGGGCCTGCAGGAGGCTGCGGCCATCGCCATGGCCGACGGATACGCTCAAGCCACGCGCAACGCGGCCTTCGTGAACCTGCATTCGGCGGCGGGGGTCGGGAATGCCTTGGGCAACCTGTTCACCGCCTACAAGAACCACACGCCGCTGGTCGTCACCGCCGGGCAGCAGGCGCGCGACATCCTGCTGTATCAGCCCTATCTGGGTGCCGACCGGGCGACGGAGTTTCCGCGCCCCTACGTCAAATGGTCGATCGAGCCGGCGCGCCCGCAGGACGTGCCGCTGGCCATTGCGCAGGCCTATGAAATCGCCATGCAGCACCCGCGCGGCCCGGTCTTCGTGTCCGTCCCGTCCGAGGATTGGGCCGAGACGGCAGACATGCCGACGCCTGCGCGCACCCGGCACGACACCGTCCCCGGCCCCGACGCGCTGGCCGACATGGCCGCGGCGCTGAAAGCCGCGAAGAATCCCGCCCTCGTGGTGGGCAGCGGTATCGACCGCGACGGCGCCTTCGACGCGGCGGTGGATCTGGCCGAACGGATGGGTGCCACCGTGTTCGAGGCCCCGGTCAGCAGCCGCGCGAACTTCCCCGAGGATCATCCCCGCTTTGCGGGCTTTCTGCCCGCCATGCCCGAGGGGCTGTCGAAGCTGCTGGAACCGCATGACGTGGTGGCGGTGATCGGCGCGCCGGTCTTTACCTTCCACATCTTCGGCCGCGCACCGATCTTCGACAGCGACACGGCGTTCTGGCAGATCACCGACGACCCGGACGAGGCCGCGCACAGCCAGGTGGCGACCAGCCTGCTGGGCAGCATCGGCGCCTCGATCAAGGCGCTGGCCGGTCTGCTGGGCGAGCGGAAGGCGAACCCCGCCACGCCCCTGCGCGCCAAACCCGACAAGGCAAAGGGCCGCGATCCCATGGGCATCGACTTTGCCATCCAGACCATCGACGCCACCCGGCCCGACGGCGCGCTGATCGTGGAAGAGGCCCCCTCGCACCGCCCGGCGATCCAGCGTGACCTGCCGATCACGCAGGGCGGCGGGTTCTTCACCATGGCCAGCGGCGGACTTGGCTGGGGTCTGCCGGCCGCGGTCGGGGTGTCGCTGGCCAACCGCGACAGACGCACCATCTGCATCGTGGGCGACGGATCGTCCATGTATTCCATCCAGGCGATCTGGACGGCGGTGCAGCACGATCTGCCCGTGACCTTCGCGGTGCTGAACAACCAGGGCTATGGCGCGCTGCGCGGGTTCGCCGCGCTGATGCAAAGCCGCTCGATCCCCGGCATGGACGTGCCCGGCATCGACTATGTCCAGCTGGCCGCCAGCATGCGCTGTCCCGGCACCCGCGTGACCGCGCATGGCGACCTGGCGCAGGCGCTGCGCGACGCACATGGCGCGGCCGGCCCGCAACTGGTCGAGATTGCCATCGATCCCGCGACCGGCAAGATCTACTGA
- a CDS encoding helix-turn-helix domain-containing protein, which translates to MHDSDRAEIRKLKPFRNMASPGFDALMQAAYVQEFPAQLCLVSQGMRASFLHVLVEGRVELFAEWNGQETTIDILKPVTSFILAACIRDGDHLMSARTLRACRIVLIPAVDMRAAFRRDVEFAVDVTEELARGYRSMVRRTKNLKLRSSRERLAAYLLALSDELGGAAGFTLPHEKRLIASYLGMTPESLSRCFKSLSRDGVHVAGARVTLTDRARLTAICRPDPQID; encoded by the coding sequence ATGCACGACAGCGACCGCGCCGAGATCAGAAAGCTGAAGCCGTTCAGGAACATGGCCTCGCCCGGCTTCGACGCGCTGATGCAGGCCGCCTATGTGCAGGAATTTCCCGCGCAGCTGTGCCTGGTCAGCCAGGGCATGCGCGCCAGCTTTCTGCATGTGCTGGTCGAAGGGCGGGTCGAGCTGTTCGCGGAATGGAACGGGCAAGAGACCACGATCGACATCCTGAAACCGGTCACCAGCTTCATTCTGGCCGCCTGCATCCGCGACGGCGATCATCTGATGTCGGCGCGCACCCTGCGCGCCTGCCGGATCGTGCTGATCCCGGCGGTCGATATGCGCGCCGCGTTTCGCCGCGATGTCGAGTTCGCCGTCGACGTGACCGAAGAACTGGCGCGCGGCTATCGCAGCATGGTCCGGCGCACGAAGAACCTGAAGCTGCGATCGTCCCGCGAAAGGCTGGCGGCCTATCTGCTGGCGCTGTCGGATGAACTGGGCGGCGCGGCGGGCTTTACCCTGCCGCACGAGAAACGGCTGATCGCGTCCTATCTGGGGATGACGCCCGAAAGCCTGTCGCGCTGTTTCAAAAGCCTGTCGCGCGACGGCGTCCACGTCGCCGGCGCGCGGGTGACGTTGACCGATCGGGCGCGGCTGACGGCGATCTGCCGGCCCGATCCGCAGATCGACTGA
- a CDS encoding formylglycine-generating enzyme family protein — protein MTYPSIARPKASFVALAGIAAGLIAASAAGAQQGGQPPDFTRLGAEPAGPGNAPRSMRANETMIPVQAGTYVLGRDDGPDSERPAHSVELPGFRIDRTEVTNAAFAEYLDALAIPVAQAFDGGQASRTALSDESAALLMEEQRGSGLYPIIALDDPQARIGYSGGAFVPNPGYADHPVTETTWAGARAYCIWRGARLPTEAEWEAAARGAEADLYPWGNAAPDRTRAFVSRQTGVTAPVGSHPAGATAAGVQDMSGSLAEWTSSLKRPYPYDPSDGREAPDRAGERVTRGGDYIYDADAATLTATHRDGFSNAPGRGHRHIGFRCAADTGAG, from the coding sequence ATGACATATCCATCCATCGCACGTCCGAAAGCCTCGTTCGTGGCCCTCGCGGGTATCGCGGCGGGACTGATCGCGGCCAGCGCGGCAGGCGCGCAGCAGGGCGGCCAGCCGCCGGATTTCACCCGACTTGGCGCGGAACCGGCCGGGCCGGGCAACGCACCCCGTTCCATGCGGGCCAATGAGACGATGATCCCCGTTCAGGCGGGGACATATGTGCTGGGTCGAGACGACGGACCCGACAGCGAACGACCGGCGCATTCGGTCGAATTGCCGGGGTTCCGGATCGACCGCACCGAAGTCACCAACGCGGCCTTCGCCGAATATCTCGACGCGCTGGCCATCCCGGTCGCGCAGGCTTTCGACGGCGGCCAGGCAAGCCGGACCGCCCTTTCGGACGAAAGTGCCGCCCTGTTGATGGAGGAACAGCGCGGCAGCGGCCTTTACCCGATCATCGCGCTGGACGATCCGCAGGCGCGCATCGGTTACAGCGGCGGCGCGTTCGTGCCGAATCCGGGATACGCGGATCATCCCGTCACTGAAACCACCTGGGCCGGCGCGCGCGCCTATTGCATCTGGCGCGGCGCGCGGCTGCCGACCGAGGCCGAATGGGAGGCGGCGGCGCGCGGCGCTGAAGCGGACCTCTATCCCTGGGGGAACGCCGCGCCCGACCGGACCCGCGCCTTCGTGTCGCGGCAGACGGGTGTGACCGCCCCGGTCGGAAGTCACCCGGCCGGGGCCACCGCGGCCGGCGTGCAGGACATGAGCGGGTCGCTTGCCGAATGGACATCCAGCCTGAAGCGCCCCTATCCCTATGATCCCTCGGACGGGCGCGAGGCACCCGACCGCGCCGGCGAACGGGTCACGCGGGGCGGCGATTACATCTATGACGCCGATGCCGCGACCCTGACCGCAACCCACCGCGACGGCTTTTCCAACGCGCCGGGCCGCGGGCATCGTCATATCGGTTTCCGCTGTGCCGCCGATACGGGCGCGGGCTGA
- a CDS encoding nitrate/nitrite transporter: MSSDISSTTAEQQRALWLSTTAFTLCFAVWTIFSIIGLEIKQELGLSEFQYGLLIATPILTGSLTRLILGVWTERFGGRLVFPAQMILTGAATWALTWADSYATFLIAALGVGLAGGSFIIGVAYVSKWFPAERQGTALGIFGMGNVGAAVTKFLAPFVLVAFGWEAVAHIWAVVIALMGVVFFLVARDDPAFRARREKGIAPPSLAQQFAPLKKLQVWRFSIYYFFVFGGFVALALWLPHYLTEVYGADVRMAGMAAAAFSLSASIFRAYGGVLSDRFGARTVMYWTFGFSAVLLFMLSYPPTDYVIRSKDGPITFSTEMDLWPFIITTFVLGFFMSLGKAAIYKHIPVYYPNHVGAVGGLVGMIGGLGGFILPIAFGALLDLTGVYTSCFVLLLVIVVVSMGWMHFSIRAMERQAQGPALDRLPSFPELAEIHDPERTRMPRTLDDWRPEDPQFWAEKGRRIARRNLWISIPALLLAFAVWMVWSVVVARLPAIGFEFTTGQLFWLAALPGLSGATLRIFYSFMVPIFGGRLWTTLSTASLLLPALGIGYAVQNPDTPYLIFLTLALLCGFGGGNFASSMANIAFFFPKAEKGNALALNAGLGNLGVSVMQFLVPVVITAGVFGAMGGAPQQLSEGGQLWMQNAGFVWVPFIVLATAAAWLGMHDIADARASFREQAIIFTRKHNWLMCILYTGTFGSFIGFSAGFPLLTKLAFPEVNALNFVFLGPLVGALSRAGTGWVSDRFGGGRVTFWTFAGMIVVTFGVISALGAGSFIAFFVAFMALFFLTGVGNASTFQMIPIIMSREVPRLMPELQGAELRRQADRESAAIIAFTSAIAAYGAFFIPKAYGTSIAMMGSPVGALWAFLVFYAICMGLTWAYYTRRGGLLHDIERGQSPMPEAQTA, translated from the coding sequence ATGTCGAGCGACATTTCATCGACGACGGCGGAACAGCAACGTGCGCTTTGGCTTAGCACGACGGCATTCACGCTGTGCTTTGCCGTCTGGACGATCTTTTCCATCATCGGCCTTGAAATCAAACAGGAACTCGGCCTGTCCGAATTCCAGTACGGCCTGCTGATCGCCACGCCGATCCTGACCGGATCGCTGACCCGGCTAATTTTGGGCGTGTGGACGGAACGCTTTGGCGGCCGGCTGGTCTTTCCGGCGCAGATGATCCTGACCGGGGCGGCGACCTGGGCGCTGACCTGGGCCGACAGCTATGCGACGTTCCTGATCGCGGCGCTTGGCGTCGGACTGGCCGGCGGGTCGTTCATCATCGGCGTCGCCTATGTCTCGAAATGGTTCCCGGCCGAGCGTCAGGGCACCGCGCTTGGCATTTTCGGCATGGGCAACGTGGGCGCCGCCGTCACCAAGTTCCTGGCCCCCTTCGTGCTGGTCGCATTCGGGTGGGAGGCCGTCGCCCATATCTGGGCCGTGGTCATCGCCCTGATGGGCGTGGTGTTCTTCCTGGTCGCGCGCGACGATCCCGCGTTTCGCGCCCGGCGCGAGAAAGGCATCGCACCGCCCAGCCTGGCCCAGCAATTCGCGCCGCTGAAGAAGCTGCAGGTCTGGCGCTTTTCGATCTATTACTTCTTCGTCTTCGGCGGGTTCGTCGCGCTGGCGCTGTGGCTGCCGCATTACCTGACCGAGGTTTACGGCGCCGATGTGCGCATGGCGGGGATGGCCGCCGCGGCGTTCAGCCTGTCGGCCAGCATCTTCCGCGCCTATGGCGGCGTGCTGTCGGATCGCTTCGGCGCGCGGACGGTGATGTACTGGACCTTCGGCTTTTCCGCCGTGCTGCTGTTCATGCTGTCCTATCCGCCGACCGATTACGTCATCCGCAGCAAGGACGGCCCCATCACCTTCTCGACCGAGATGGATCTGTGGCCCTTCATCATCACGACCTTCGTGCTGGGCTTCTTCATGAGCCTGGGCAAGGCCGCGATCTACAAGCATATCCCGGTCTATTATCCCAACCATGTCGGCGCGGTGGGCGGGCTGGTCGGCATGATCGGCGGTCTGGGCGGCTTCATCCTGCCCATCGCCTTCGGTGCGCTTCTGGACCTGACCGGGGTCTATACCTCGTGCTTCGTGCTGCTGCTGGTGATCGTGGTGGTGTCGATGGGTTGGATGCATTTCTCGATCCGCGCGATGGAGCGTCAGGCCCAGGGTCCCGCGCTGGACCGGCTGCCCAGCTTCCCCGAACTGGCCGAGATTCACGACCCCGAACGGACGCGGATGCCGCGCACGCTTGACGACTGGCGCCCCGAGGACCCGCAGTTCTGGGCCGAAAAGGGCCGCCGGATCGCGCGCCGCAACCTGTGGATCTCGATCCCCGCGCTGCTTCTGGCGTTCGCGGTCTGGATGGTGTGGTCGGTCGTCGTCGCGCGGCTGCCCGCGATCGGGTTCGAGTTCACGACCGGCCAGCTGTTCTGGCTGGCGGCGCTGCCCGGCCTGTCGGGGGCGACGCTGCGAATCTTCTACAGCTTCATGGTGCCGATCTTCGGCGGACGGCTGTGGACGACGCTGTCCACCGCCTCGCTGCTGCTGCCCGCGCTTGGCATCGGCTATGCCGTCCAGAACCCGGACACCCCTTATCTGATCTTCCTGACGCTGGCGCTGCTGTGCGGTTTCGGCGGCGGCAACTTTGCCTCGTCGATGGCCAATATCGCCTTCTTCTTCCCCAAGGCGGAAAAGGGCAACGCGCTGGCGCTGAACGCGGGTCTGGGCAATCTGGGCGTGTCGGTCATGCAGTTCCTGGTGCCGGTGGTCATTACCGCCGGCGTGTTCGGCGCGATGGGCGGTGCGCCGCAGCAACTGTCCGAGGGCGGGCAGCTGTGGATGCAGAACGCGGGCTTCGTCTGGGTGCCCTTCATCGTCCTTGCCACGGCGGCCGCGTGGCTGGGGATGCACGACATCGCCGATGCGCGCGCCAGCTTCCGCGAGCAGGCGATCATCTTCACGCGCAAGCATAACTGGCTGATGTGCATCCTCTATACCGGCACGTTCGGCAGCTTCATCGGCTTTTCGGCCGGGTTCCCGCTGCTGACCAAGCTGGCCTTCCCCGAGGTGAACGCCCTGAACTTCGTCTTCCTGGGGCCGCTGGTCGGCGCGCTCAGCCGGGCGGGCACGGGATGGGTCAGCGACCGGTTCGGCGGCGGACGGGTCACGTTCTGGACCTTTGCGGGGATGATCGTCGTGACCTTCGGCGTCATCTCGGCGCTTGGCGCGGGCAGCTTCATCGCCTTCTTCGTGGCCTTCATGGCGCTGTTCTTCCTGACCGGCGTCGGTAACGCATCCACGTTCCAGATGATCCCGATCATCATGAGCCGCGAGGTGCCGCGCCTGATGCCCGAACTGCAGGGTGCCGAACTGCGCCGGCAGGCGGATCGCGAAAGCGCGGCGATCATCGCCTTCACCTCGGCCATCGCGGCCTATGGCGCCTTCTTCATCCCCAAGGCCTATGGCACCTCGATCGCGATGATGGGCAGCCCGGTGGGCGCGCTGTGGGCGTTCCTGGTCTTCTACGCGATCTGCATGGGGCTGACCTGGGCCTATTACACCCGTCGCGGCGGATTGCTGCACGATATCGAGCGTGGACAGTCCCCCATGCCCGAGGCGCAGACCGCCTGA
- a CDS encoding alpha-hydroxy-acid oxidizing protein — MDETRRNFLGATAFGLGSLPFVTSAAAQTAADAPADAGGAEAGATSAVQASDYGASTADQPLDIVSLERLDAAVKEAIPEAGYEFVSGGAGDEWTLHENRRAFDDFRIEPKRLRGVSPEVDLSIELLGQSLPFPIFTAPMGAHGMVHEEAEVATARGTGMAGTLYCSSGASHRTLEEIAEATQGPKWFQLYWNNDTEVTRSLLDRAKAAGYSAIVLTADALGPGQPDDFKAMGSPFRPDMVFGNHDPERGGSGNFFDQKLDLDTDAIKFIKDQTGLPVIVKGLLRADDADRSISAGADAIQVSNHGGRQIDGVPASIAALPDVVATVDGRVPVIMDGGVRRGIDVVRALAMGADAVAVGRPVLYGLGLGGAQGVQSVLEHLRAELQSAMLLSGAAKLADLDPSFINLVGASAEANRS; from the coding sequence ATGGACGAGACACGGCGGAATTTTCTTGGCGCGACGGCCTTCGGCCTGGGCAGCCTGCCCTTTGTGACCTCGGCTGCGGCGCAGACCGCGGCGGATGCGCCGGCGGATGCGGGCGGGGCAGAGGCGGGGGCGACGTCCGCGGTGCAGGCCAGCGATTATGGCGCCTCGACCGCGGATCAGCCGCTTGACATCGTCTCGCTGGAACGTCTGGACGCGGCGGTGAAAGAGGCGATCCCCGAGGCCGGATACGAATTCGTGTCGGGCGGTGCGGGCGACGAATGGACCCTGCACGAGAACCGCCGCGCCTTCGACGATTTCCGCATCGAGCCCAAGCGTCTGCGCGGCGTCTCGCCCGAGGTCGACCTGTCGATCGAGTTGCTGGGCCAGTCGCTGCCCTTCCCGATCTTCACCGCGCCGATGGGCGCCCACGGCATGGTCCACGAAGAGGCCGAGGTCGCCACCGCCCGCGGCACCGGCATGGCGGGCACGCTGTATTGTTCCTCGGGCGCCTCGCACCGCACCCTGGAAGAGATCGCCGAGGCGACGCAGGGGCCGAAATGGTTCCAGCTTTACTGGAACAACGACACCGAGGTGACGCGGTCGCTGCTGGACCGGGCCAAGGCCGCCGGCTATTCGGCGATCGTGCTGACGGCGGATGCGCTTGGGCCGGGCCAGCCGGACGATTTCAAGGCCATGGGCTCTCCGTTCCGGCCGGACATGGTGTTTGGCAACCACGATCCGGAACGGGGCGGGTCGGGCAATTTCTTCGACCAGAAGCTGGACCTGGACACGGATGCGATCAAGTTCATCAAGGACCAGACCGGCCTGCCGGTGATCGTCAAGGGCCTGCTGCGCGCCGACGATGCCGACCGCTCGATCTCGGCGGGGGCGGATGCGATCCAGGTGTCGAACCATGGCGGGCGGCAGATCGACGGTGTGCCGGCCTCGATCGCGGCGTTGCCGGACGTGGTGGCGACGGTGGACGGGCGCGTGCCGGTGATCATGGATGGCGGCGTGCGGCGCGGCATCGACGTGGTGCGGGCGCTGGCGATGGGCGCGGATGCGGTGGCCGTGGGTCGTCCGGTGCTGTACGGGCTGGGCCTGGGCGGCGCGCAGGGCGTGCAGTCGGTGCTGGAACATCTGCGCGCGGAACTGCAATCCGCGATGCTGCTGAGCGGGGCGGCGAAACTGGCCGATCTGGACCCCAGCTTCATCAACCTCGTCGGCGCCAGCGCCGAAGCCAACCGGAGCTGA
- a CDS encoding porin: MLADADQGRGRGELYFGNTGGAAGRVAPPRAGGAGISVGHGAYQGVVGYWGNLPYGGGTGRPDRWDWADGIPGGRFGAGYRTTAGAVKLGYTSPDMNGFTVGASVNLNPTYRREKASDTPSAGNDRFDDLSFRNEWEAGIRWSGDLPSGDNLALGLTHGRACITTATCHDGNMASAMLTRDLGGNRLRGSLALFNMEYDRVGPEVRTGDDEWGFHLGADYQVGKWTYALNYIRAFNPKNGPALMDSAAPHNWAVSLGADCKIAETMDLGVGVVRASNGRGEKVNEVGMSLTYRFNARVNRDNSFADATSGMFR, from the coding sequence ATCCTCGCGGATGCGGATCAGGGCCGAGGGCGCGGCGAACTGTATTTCGGAAATACCGGCGGCGCTGCCGGCCGGGTCGCGCCGCCACGGGCCGGGGGGGCCGGTATCAGCGTCGGGCACGGCGCCTATCAAGGCGTTGTCGGCTATTGGGGCAACCTGCCCTATGGCGGCGGCACCGGGCGGCCGGACAGGTGGGACTGGGCCGACGGCATCCCCGGCGGCAGGTTCGGGGCCGGTTATCGCACCACCGCCGGGGCGGTCAAGCTGGGCTATACCTCGCCCGACATGAACGGCTTTACCGTCGGCGCGTCGGTCAACCTCAACCCGACCTATCGGCGGGAGAAGGCGTCCGACACGCCCTCGGCCGGAAACGACCGGTTCGACGACCTGTCGTTTCGGAACGAATGGGAAGCCGGCATCCGCTGGAGCGGGGACCTGCCTTCGGGCGACAATCTGGCGCTTGGCCTGACGCATGGCCGGGCCTGCATCACGACCGCGACCTGTCACGACGGCAACATGGCCAGCGCGATGCTGACACGTGATCTGGGCGGAAACCGGCTGCGCGGCAGCCTGGCGCTGTTCAACATGGAATATGACCGGGTCGGCCCCGAAGTCCGGACCGGCGACGATGAATGGGGCTTTCATCTGGGCGCGGATTACCAGGTCGGCAAATGGACCTATGCGCTGAACTATATCCGCGCCTTCAACCCCAAGAACGGCCCGGCGCTGATGGATTCGGCTGCGCCGCATAACTGGGCGGTCAGCCTTGGCGCGGATTGCAAGATCGCCGAGACGATGGATCTTGGCGTCGGCGTGGTTCGGGCCAGCAATGGCCGCGGCGAAAAGGTGAACGAGGTGGGCATGTCGCTGACCTATCGCTTCAACGCCAGGGTGAATCGCGACAACAGCTTTGCCGACGCGACCAGCGGCATGTTCCGCTGA
- a CDS encoding aldehyde dehydrogenase family protein — translation MADMKHALNWIGGEWVDADKISTAIDPATSEEIGTFADASKQDAQRAIDAARRSFRTSRWSRDRHLRARVLNQLADAFERNAQALIDLLCLNNGKVRAEAELEVFMVPAKLRFYAAVTLTEYGRALEPLNGTISMVLRQPIGVAGIIVPWNSPIVLMIRSLAPALAAGTTAVIKFPGQTALVNHKVMEVMAEAADLPDGVVNAFTETGYEGSALLVDSPDVPTISFTGSTRTGRSISEAGAKYLKRFGLELGGKTPLVMFDDARLEDLAPLFEKALTVFAGQFCMTGSRWLVQKGIADRFRDLMAERMRAIKVGPASDPASDMGPQIDKGNVERIDRIVEDAIAKGAKPIVRGGPVTEGELAKGAFYQPAMLEVSDPKMAIVQEETFGPVVTMQVFETEEEAVALANDSEYGLAAGVYTQDVNRAFRVAREIDAGTVWINEWAKIYDEFEEGGFKQSGQGRMNGLAVMDDFVEYKHITLSQGVMFPPED, via the coding sequence ATGGCTGACATGAAACACGCCCTCAACTGGATCGGCGGCGAATGGGTCGATGCCGACAAGATCTCGACCGCCATCGACCCGGCCACGTCCGAGGAAATCGGCACCTTCGCCGATGCCAGCAAACAGGACGCGCAGCGCGCCATCGACGCCGCCCGCCGCAGCTTCCGCACCAGCCGCTGGTCGCGCGACCGCCATCTGCGCGCCCGCGTGCTGAACCAGCTGGCCGATGCGTTCGAGCGGAACGCGCAGGCGCTGATCGACCTCCTGTGCCTCAACAACGGCAAGGTTCGCGCCGAGGCCGAGCTTGAGGTGTTCATGGTGCCCGCGAAGCTGCGCTTTTACGCCGCCGTCACGCTGACGGAGTACGGCCGCGCGCTGGAGCCGCTGAACGGCACGATCTCGATGGTGCTGCGCCAGCCGATCGGGGTGGCCGGGATCATCGTGCCCTGGAACTCGCCCATCGTGCTGATGATCCGCTCGCTGGCGCCCGCGCTGGCGGCGGGGACCACGGCCGTCATCAAGTTCCCCGGCCAGACCGCACTGGTGAACCACAAGGTGATGGAGGTGATGGCCGAGGCCGCCGACCTGCCCGACGGCGTCGTCAACGCCTTCACCGAGACGGGCTATGAGGGATCGGCCCTGCTGGTCGATTCGCCCGACGTGCCGACGATCAGCTTCACCGGGTCCACCAGGACCGGGCGCAGCATTTCCGAGGCCGGGGCCAAATATCTCAAGCGGTTCGGGCTGGAACTGGGCGGCAAGACGCCCTTGGTGATGTTCGACGACGCGCGGCTTGAGGATCTGGCGCCCCTGTTCGAGAAGGCGCTGACCGTGTTCGCCGGGCAGTTCTGCATGACCGGCTCGCGCTGGCTGGTGCAGAAGGGCATTGCGGACCGCTTCCGCGACCTGATGGCCGAGCGGATGCGGGCGATCAAGGTCGGCCCGGCCTCGGACCCGGCCAGCGACATGGGCCCGCAGATCGACAAGGGCAATGTCGAACGCATCGACCGCATCGTCGAGGACGCCATCGCCAAGGGCGCGAAACCCATCGTGCGCGGCGGCCCGGTCACCGAGGGCGAACTGGCCAAGGGGGCCTTCTATCAGCCCGCCATGCTGGAGGTGAGCGATCCCAAGATGGCGATCGTTCAGGAAGAGACGTTCGGCCCGGTGGTGACCATGCAGGTCTTCGAGACCGAGGAAGAGGCCGTGGCGCTGGCCAATGACAGCGAATACGGGCTTGCGGCGGGCGTCTACACGCAAGACGTCAACCGCGCCTTCCGCGTCGCCCGCGAGATCGACGCCGGCACCGTCTGGATCAATGAATGGGCCAAGATCTATGACGAGTTCGAGGAGGGCGGTTTCAAGCAATCGGGTCAGGGCCGCATGAACGGTCTGGCGGTGATGGACGACTTCGTCGAATACAAGCACATCACCCTGTCCCAGGGCGTGATGTTCCCGCCCGAGGATTGA